Within the Salvia hispanica cultivar TCC Black 2014 chromosome 4, UniMelb_Shisp_WGS_1.0, whole genome shotgun sequence genome, the region CATGAAGAGGGATGCCGCGAGGGCCGATGCCTTCTACTTGGTCTCAGGCATGTGGAAAACCTCAGTCGAGAGGTTCTTCCTGTGGATCGGGGGCTTCAAGCCCTCGGAACTCATCAACGTAAgagtgtttttggtgtttgGTTTGCATGCCGTTGCAAAAGAGCTTTTTTAATgagtgttttttatatttttggttgtaGGTGGTTATGCCGCAGCTGCAGCCTCTCACCGAGGAGCAAACAGCGAACATTAATAACTTGAAGCACTCATGTATGCAGGCCGAGGACGCTCTGTCGCAAGGGATGGAGAAGCTCCAACAGACCCTCGCGCAGAGCGTCACCATACCAGGCCCGGGAATAGGAAACTACTGCTCCCAGACCGCCTTTGCCCTCGAGAACTTGGAGGCACTAGAGGGTTTCATAAACcaggtaaaaaataaaatagccCGGACTGTGATCTTGTAGGTTCTGAACTGTCCACACACTCCCTTGATACTAATGTGCTCGATGTTGGGCGTATAGGCTGATCATTTGCGACAGCAAACTCTGAAACATATGGCGCGTATATTGACTACACGACAAGCAGCTAATGGATTGGTTGCATTTGGGGAGTATTTTCAGCGTTTGCGGACGCTTAGCTCACTCTGGTCCGCCCGTAGCCCAGGCGAACCAGCATGATGTCGGGGTCGATGAAGCAGCATTAGATACAAGTTCAGCCAcagatatataaatatattctagAATTTCTGTAAATGAGATAAATCTACTAGTTTTTTGCTTAGATGGGTATCGATTTATTGTGCTGCTTCTAGTTATGTGGCTGTGTAcatattggttaaagaattGCTTATATATGACTGTGGCATTGATATTTATgctttatgtgtttttttaagtaatatatttctttttttctatagCAAAAGTtagcaaaaattttattcatctcATTGAGCCAATGCTGGAGAGAAAAAGGGTTGATCATTTGCTGATTTTTGTATCTCACAATTGAATGTGAAGTTATGAGACAGAGCTTACAGATGCAGAATGCTGATCCACAATGAGTTTGATCAGTGGCTCCTCCACGTCAACATCGGCCCAAGTTGTGTCTCGTTTAACAACGATGTTTCCACCCTTGGTGACGACGATGACCTCCTCTTTACGTGTTAGGAGCTCGTTAGCCACCACCATGTCCATGCTGTATTTCTCAAGAACCGTACCGGCCTTCTTCAGAAGAATATTCTTATCAGTCTCTAGCTGTGGAGGAGAAGAGAGAAGTATAGTGTTAGCCCAGACTTTCTTTAAACCATTATTCAAGCCTCCTTAAAAATCAACTCAATAACAATTTTAGTCTGTTGGTGAAATGCAACGCATGATCTGCCTAGCCATTGGAATTTCTGGCACCAGAAATCGACGAAAACTGGCTAAAACTGCTGAAATTTACCTTGAATGATATACAAAAGGCCTTGGAAGCCCAGTCTCTCCTCAGCACCAACAGCATCTTCGGAACCTGGACGAGTCGCATGTCCAGAGGACCTGAGCTGGATTGAATCTTATGCACTGCCTGCAACACGTCGAACATATTGTGAACGAACAGAGAATGCTATTGTCAGCAAAACATTAATGAAGGTCAAGGATAATACAAGCACACACCCTTACTCAAACAGTCCATcaactaattattttcaattattatatctTGAGATGCCGTTTTGAGTAGAGAATGATAGATAAAGTACCATGCTCTCCCAAGGAACATAAAAATCAGACACTGCTGCAGCGAGATAAAACAGGGCCCATGAGCCAATGCTACTCATTGATGATGCAATCAACTGCAAATTCTGCATAGCATACAAGAAAGTATCATAAGTAACTGAATCAATTTTTCATCCAAAGAAAAGGGAGAGACTAGGTGGAACTGAGTGATTTGTTAAATCTAATTAGAAAATATGTTCTCCCCTTCCCCAGTTAAGGGGTGTTgattgagtattttttatctttcttattaGAATTTCTCCAATCCTACCCTCCTTCAATGGGATCAAATGATAGAAATTATCAAGGGCCACGAGATATCCTAACGTTTCACCCTGTCTAGGTAAACGCTCCCTAAGAGTAAAAACATGATTCCCAATAATAATTTCTGGAAAAGATTGCAAGAGTAACAACCTGAAGATACTCGAAGATTGTAGTGAAGGGAAGTTTCAACAAGGTGCCACAGCTAGTTGCCTGCGAAAGAATCTCAATGTTGATCAATCAAGTCACAAAACGAGCAAAAACTTCACGAAAGCAGGTCATGGTCATACCGCATGACTGTTAATAATAGCTTCCTTGACTGTTTTCTCATATTGTGGACATGCTGAAATGTGAAACAACAGTTGAGCAAAGATAGTTTTTACAATCAATGAAATTGAGCAAATTGAGTTTTTACAATCAAATGAAATCGAGCAAGTTGGCCATTAACAACATCAAGAGAGGCTACCGAACCTGCAATATTTGATTCCTTAGTCACTTGTAAACATTCGAGCAATGGATTGTTTGGAAGAGATGTGCA harbors:
- the LOC125223190 gene encoding phosphopantothenate--cysteine ligase 2-like, with amino-acid sequence MLSNERGINGERQNHFFKALYLCFSHRFFLFILVLFLKHFSSIHLQQQYNFVSYQAFPMDASNGLGDFEKTSNHDIKSFFDSSPPLKNAAEIKRKTDEFIQKNSNSENPRRIVLVTSGGTTVPLEQRCVRYIDNFSSGHRGATSAEYFLRAGYAVVFLYREGTYQPFCTSLPNNPLLECLQVTKESNIAACPQYEKTVKEAIINSHAATSCGTLLKLPFTTIFEYLQNLQLIASSMSSIGSWALFYLAAAVSDFYVPWESMAVHKIQSSSGPLDMRLVQVPKMLLVLRRDWASKAFCISFKLETDKNILLKKAGTVLEKYSMDMVVANELLTRKEEVIVVTKGGNIVVKRDTTWADVDVEEPLIKLIVDQHSASVSSVS